One genomic segment of Candidatus Reconcilbacillus cellulovorans includes these proteins:
- a CDS encoding subtype I-B CRISPR-associated endonuclease Cas1, with translation MKRSLYLFRSGELRRKDNSLCFVSEERTKHFPVENIEDIYVFGEVEVSKKLLEFLSEKHICLHFFNYYGYYVGTFYPREHLNAGCVLVRQAEHYLDPAKRMRLASAFVRGAIGQMAQVLRYYYNRAGHKDTGDETAADGDTDVNRDKDIGGDKDMGVRKAGKALLGATLAQLEQDAAAIDECAGIAELMAVEGHARERYYAAFDVILGNPDFLFEKRTKNPPLNRLNALISFGNSLCYTIVLSEIYKTYLDPRIGFLHTSNFRRFSLNLDVAEIFKPIMVDRLIFTLINKNMIKKDDIDRRVGGVMLTEAGRRTFVEELDKRMQTTVRHRHLGKSVSYRRLIRLELYKLQKHLLGEKQYEPYRSLW, from the coding sequence ATGAAGCGATCGCTCTACCTGTTCCGCAGCGGCGAACTCCGCCGCAAAGACAACAGCCTTTGTTTCGTTTCTGAGGAAAGAACCAAACATTTTCCCGTCGAAAACATCGAAGACATCTACGTTTTCGGCGAGGTAGAGGTCTCGAAAAAACTGCTCGAATTTTTGTCAGAAAAACACATTTGCCTTCATTTTTTCAATTATTACGGCTACTACGTCGGAACCTTTTACCCGAGGGAACACCTGAACGCTGGCTGCGTCCTTGTGCGCCAGGCCGAACACTACCTCGATCCGGCCAAACGGATGCGCCTGGCGTCCGCCTTCGTCCGCGGCGCGATCGGCCAGATGGCCCAAGTCCTCCGCTATTATTACAACCGGGCGGGCCACAAGGACACCGGCGACGAAACGGCCGCCGACGGCGACACGGACGTCAACCGCGACAAGGACATCGGCGGCGACAAGGATATGGGCGTTCGGAAAGCCGGAAAAGCCCTTCTCGGCGCAACGCTCGCCCAGCTCGAACAGGACGCCGCCGCGATCGACGAATGCGCCGGCATCGCTGAACTGATGGCCGTCGAAGGACACGCGCGCGAGCGCTATTACGCCGCTTTCGACGTCATCCTCGGCAACCCGGACTTTCTTTTTGAAAAACGGACCAAAAATCCGCCCCTCAACCGGCTTAACGCCTTGATCAGCTTCGGCAATTCTCTCTGCTATACAATCGTGCTCAGCGAAATCTACAAAACGTATCTCGATCCGCGCATCGGCTTCCTACACACGTCGAACTTCCGGCGATTCAGCCTCAACCTCGACGTCGCCGAAATTTTCAAGCCGATCATGGTCGACCGGCTCATCTTCACCCTGATTAACAAAAACATGATCAAAAAAGACGACATCGACCGTCGCGTCGGCGGCGTCATGCTCACCGAAGCCGGCCGGCGCACCTTCGTCGAAGAACTCGACAAACGCATGCAGACCACCGTCCGCCACCGCCATCTCGGCAAATCGGTCTCCTATCGCCGTTTGATTCGGCTCGAACTGTACAAACTGCAAAAACATCTGCTTGGGGAAAAACAATACGAGCCGTACCGGTCACTGTGGTAA